From Paenibacillus physcomitrellae, the proteins below share one genomic window:
- the rpoC gene encoding DNA-directed RNA polymerase subunit beta': MLDVNNFEFMKIGLASPEKIRSWSRGEVKKPETINYRTLKPEKEGLFCEKIFGPTKDWECHCGKYKRVRYKGVVCDRCGVEVTRAKVRRERMGHIELAAPVSHIWYFKGIPSRMGLALDMSPRSLEEIIYFASYVVTDPGDTPLEKKQLLSEKEYRSYREKYGYGFQAGMGAEAVKKLLQDLDVDKELEFLKEELRTAQGQRRNRAIKRLEVIEAFKSSGNQPEWMILDVLPVIPPELRPMVQLDGGRFATSDLNDLYRRVINRNNRLKRLLDLGAPDIIVQNEKRMLQEAVDALIDNGRRGRPVTGPGNRPLKSLSHMLKGKQGRFRQNLLGKRVDYSGRSVIVVGPYLKMYQCGLPKEMALELFKPFVMKELVNKGLAHNIKSAKRKVERVSPEVWDVLEEVIKEHPVLLNRAPTLHRLGIQAFEPILVEGRAIRLHPLVCTAYNADFDGDQMAVHVPLSAEAQAEARILMLASGNILNPKDGKPVVTPSQDMVLGSFYLTMDNKEAKGSGMILGNVNEAVSAYQRGAASLHARVAIPVKALNKVIFNEKQQDALLITTVGKIIFNEIFPETFPYINEATRDNLFNGTPEKYFIYEKGADVKALLDASPIASAVGKEYLGSIIARCFETYHTTETSVILDKIKQLGFTYSTRAGVSIAVSDVVVPEEKKQIMSESDEKVRVVTNQYRRGLITDEERYDRVIDIWSKAKDQLTDVLMKSMDRFNSIMLMVDSKARGNKSQITQLGGMRGLMATPSGRIYELPIKANFREGLTVLEYFISTHGARKGLADTALRTADSGYLTRRLVDVAQDVIVREEDCGTDKGIVVSRIQDGKEIIEDLFDRIEGRYCFETIRHPETGEIIIHRDELIDTDKANAIVNAGIEKLQIRSVLSCRARHGVCKKCYGRNLATGKHVEIGEAVGIIAAQSIGEPGTQLTMRTFHTGGVAGDDITQGLPRIQELFEARNPKGQATISEIDGVIKEIREAKDRREIEVQGEAETKVYSVTYGSRLRVSEGMEIEAGDELTDGSIDPKEILRIKGIRGVQNYILQEVQRVYRNQGVEINDKHVEVMIKQMLRKIRIVDAGDTQLLPGSFVDLHEYETANKEAILSGKEPAVAKPVLLGITKASLETDSFLSAASFQETTRVLTDAAIKGKVDKLLGLKENVIIGKLIPAGTGMNRYRNVEFDGPVDEETAEGLEPVSVE; the protein is encoded by the coding sequence TTGTTGGACGTCAACAACTTCGAGTTTATGAAAATTGGGCTTGCTTCCCCAGAAAAAATTCGTTCTTGGTCCCGCGGAGAAGTTAAGAAACCGGAAACGATTAACTATCGTACACTTAAGCCGGAAAAAGAAGGGCTGTTCTGTGAAAAGATTTTTGGCCCTACAAAAGACTGGGAATGTCATTGCGGTAAATACAAACGCGTCCGTTATAAAGGCGTAGTCTGTGACCGCTGTGGTGTAGAAGTTACGCGTGCGAAAGTGCGCCGTGAACGTATGGGCCACATTGAATTGGCAGCTCCTGTATCTCATATCTGGTATTTCAAAGGGATTCCTAGCCGGATGGGTCTGGCTTTGGATATGTCCCCTAGATCGCTGGAAGAGATCATTTATTTTGCATCTTATGTAGTTACCGATCCTGGTGATACGCCGCTTGAGAAGAAACAACTCTTGTCCGAAAAAGAATACCGCAGCTACCGTGAGAAATACGGCTACGGTTTTCAAGCGGGCATGGGCGCTGAAGCGGTAAAGAAATTGCTGCAGGATCTGGATGTCGATAAAGAGCTGGAGTTCCTGAAAGAGGAACTCCGTACGGCTCAAGGTCAACGCCGCAACCGGGCGATCAAACGCCTCGAAGTGATTGAAGCGTTCAAGAGCTCCGGCAACCAGCCGGAATGGATGATTCTCGACGTGCTTCCGGTCATCCCTCCGGAATTGCGTCCGATGGTACAGCTGGACGGCGGACGTTTCGCAACGTCTGACCTGAATGACCTGTACCGCCGTGTAATCAACCGGAACAACCGTTTGAAGCGTCTGCTTGACCTTGGCGCTCCGGACATCATCGTTCAGAACGAGAAACGGATGCTTCAAGAAGCCGTTGACGCTTTGATCGATAACGGCCGCCGCGGCCGTCCGGTAACAGGTCCGGGCAACCGTCCTTTGAAATCCCTCAGCCATATGCTGAAAGGTAAACAAGGCCGTTTCCGTCAGAACCTTCTCGGTAAACGGGTTGACTATTCCGGTCGTTCCGTTATCGTCGTAGGTCCTTACCTGAAAATGTACCAATGTGGTCTCCCTAAAGAAATGGCTTTGGAGCTGTTCAAACCATTTGTGATGAAGGAGCTTGTGAATAAAGGCCTCGCTCACAACATCAAGAGCGCGAAACGTAAAGTAGAGCGCGTAAGCCCTGAAGTTTGGGATGTTCTTGAAGAAGTGATCAAGGAGCATCCGGTTCTGCTGAACCGTGCCCCTACGCTTCACCGTCTCGGTATCCAGGCGTTTGAACCGATTCTGGTTGAAGGCCGCGCTATCCGTCTGCATCCGCTCGTATGTACGGCTTATAACGCCGACTTCGACGGTGACCAAATGGCGGTTCACGTTCCGTTGTCTGCTGAAGCTCAGGCTGAAGCGCGCATCTTGATGCTGGCTTCCGGTAACATTTTGAACCCTAAAGACGGTAAACCGGTTGTTACTCCGTCTCAGGATATGGTCCTTGGTTCCTTCTATCTCACTATGGATAACAAGGAAGCCAAAGGTTCAGGTATGATCCTGGGTAACGTTAACGAAGCTGTTTCAGCTTACCAGCGTGGCGCAGCATCCCTGCACGCACGTGTTGCAATCCCTGTTAAAGCGCTGAACAAAGTGATCTTTAATGAGAAGCAGCAGGATGCCTTGCTGATCACAACCGTGGGTAAAATTATCTTTAACGAAATTTTCCCTGAGACGTTCCCTTACATTAATGAAGCTACACGGGATAACCTGTTTAATGGTACGCCTGAGAAGTACTTCATTTATGAGAAGGGCGCAGACGTCAAAGCGCTGCTCGATGCTTCTCCTATTGCAAGTGCAGTAGGTAAAGAATATCTGGGCTCCATCATTGCACGCTGCTTCGAAACTTATCACACGACAGAAACGTCTGTGATTCTTGATAAAATCAAACAGCTCGGCTTCACTTATTCCACACGCGCCGGTGTCAGCATCGCGGTATCCGACGTTGTGGTTCCGGAAGAGAAGAAGCAAATCATGTCCGAATCGGATGAAAAAGTCCGAGTTGTTACGAACCAATACCGTCGTGGTCTGATTACAGATGAAGAACGGTATGACCGCGTTATCGACATCTGGTCCAAAGCGAAAGACCAGCTGACCGACGTCCTCATGAAGTCGATGGACCGCTTCAACTCCATCATGCTCATGGTGGATTCCAAAGCGCGGGGTAACAAATCGCAGATCACCCAGCTGGGCGGTATGCGGGGTCTGATGGCAACACCATCCGGCCGGATTTACGAGCTGCCGATCAAAGCGAACTTCCGCGAAGGCCTGACCGTCCTCGAGTACTTTATCTCGACGCACGGTGCTCGTAAAGGTTTGGCGGATACCGCGCTTCGTACCGCGGATTCCGGTTACCTGACTCGTCGTCTGGTAGACGTGGCGCAGGACGTTATCGTTCGCGAAGAAGATTGCGGAACCGATAAAGGTATCGTGGTATCACGGATCCAGGATGGTAAAGAAATCATCGAAGATCTGTTTGACCGTATCGAAGGCCGTTACTGCTTCGAAACGATCCGTCATCCGGAAACCGGCGAAATCATCATTCATCGTGATGAGCTCATCGACACGGACAAAGCGAATGCGATCGTTAATGCGGGTATCGAGAAGCTGCAAATCCGCTCCGTGCTCAGCTGCCGCGCTCGTCATGGCGTATGTAAGAAATGTTACGGACGCAACCTGGCGACAGGCAAACACGTTGAGATCGGTGAAGCGGTTGGTATCATCGCAGCACAATCCATCGGTGAACCGGGAACTCAGCTTACTATGCGTACGTTCCACACCGGCGGTGTTGCGGGTGACGATATCACGCAAGGTCTTCCGCGTATCCAGGAGCTTTTCGAAGCCCGGAACCCGAAAGGTCAAGCAACTATCAGTGAAATCGACGGCGTAATCAAAGAAATCCGTGAAGCTAAAGACCGCCGTGAAATCGAGGTACAAGGCGAAGCGGAAACGAAGGTTTACTCCGTCACTTACGGATCGCGCCTGCGTGTAAGCGAAGGCATGGAAATTGAAGCAGGCGATGAGCTCACTGACGGTTCCATCGACCCTAAAGAAATTCTGCGCATCAAAGGCATCCGCGGCGTACAGAACTACATCCTTCAGGAAGTTCAACGCGTATACCGGAACCAGGGCGTAGAAATCAACGACAAACACGTCGAAGTTATGATCAAGCAGATGCTGCGTAAGATCCGTATCGTAGATGCCGGAGATACACAGCTGCTGCCAGGATCATTCGTTGACCTGCATGAATACGAAACAGCTAACAAAGAGGCCATTCTGTCCGGCAAAGAGCCTGCTGTTGCGAAACCGGTATTGCTCGGTATCACCAAAGCATCGCTCGAAACTGACTCCTTCTTGTCTGCGGCCTCCTTCCAGGAGACTACTCGTGTCCTGACGGACGCAGCAATCAAAGGTAAAGTGGATAAATTGCTGGGTCTTAAGGAAAATGTTATCATCGGTAAGCTGATTCCAGCGGGTACGGGCATGAACCGTTACCGCAATGTGGAATTTGACGGACCGGTTGATGAAGAGACGGCTGAAGGCTTGGAGCCTGTATCGGTAGAATAA
- the rpoB gene encoding DNA-directed RNA polymerase subunit beta: protein MAGHLVQYGRRTRRSYARINEVLEIPNLIEIQQKSYEWFLEEGLREMFQDISPIQDFTGNLVLEFIDYSLGEPKYTVDDAKERDVTYAAPLRVKVRLINKETGEVKEQEVFMGDFPLMTETGTFVINGAERVIVSQLVRSPSVYFSTKVDKNGKKTYTATVIPNRGAWLELETDAKDIIYVRIDRTRKIPVTVLLRALGFGTDAEILDLLGNDEYIRNTLDKDNTDSTEKALIEIYERLRPGEPPTLENAKSLLVARFFDPKRYDLANVGRYKINKKLHIKDRLFNQRLAESLIDTTTGEIIAEAGQLVDRRLLDEILPLLEQGVSFKDYHLANGVLGAEDVPLQTIDIFSPIEDGKVVKVIANRNIDKSVKHITPADIISSISYFINLLHGIGSTDDIDHLGNRRLRSVGELLQNQFRIGLSRMERVVRERMSIQDANVITPQALINIRPVIASIKEFFGSSQLSQFMDQTNPLAELTHKRRLSALGPGGLTRERAGMEVRDVHHSHYGRMCPIETPEGPNIGLINSLSTFARINEYGFIEAPYRWVDPKSGQVTEQIAYLTADEEDNYVIAQANVELSEDGKFKDDMVIVRYNKQSDNILTMPSDRVDYMDISPKQVVSVATALIPFLENDDSNRALMGSNMQRQAVPLLIPKAPLVGTGMEHKAAKDSGVCIVSKYDGVIERSTADEIWLRRTELVDGKEVKGDIIKHKLHKFKRSNHGTCINQRPIVRRGDIVKKGDILADGPSTEMGELALGRNVVVAFMTWEGYNYEDAILLSEKLVKEDVYTSIHIEEYESEARDTKLGPEEITRDIPNVGEEALRNLDERGIIRIGAEIAAGDILVGKVTPKGVTELTAEERLLHAIFGEKAREVRDTSLRVPHGTDGIVVDVKVFTRENGDELPPGVNQLVRVYIAQKRKISEGDKMAGRHGNKGVVARILPEEDMPFMPDGTPVQVVLNPLGVPSRMNIGQVLEIHLGMAAMKLGIHVATPVFDGANEYDVFDTMEEAGMQRNGKTMLYDGRTGEPFEREVTVGVMHMIKLAHMVDDKIHARSTGPYSLVTQQPLGGKAQFGGQRFGEMEVWALEAYGAAYTLQEILTVKSDDVVGRVKTYESIVKGENVPEPGVPESFKVLIKELQSLGMDVKILSENEEEIEMKELDDEDDTAGDKLSLNLEGSEVGVE, encoded by the coding sequence TTGGCAGGACATCTTGTTCAATATGGTCGACGCACTCGGCGGAGTTATGCAAGGATTAACGAGGTTCTCGAAATTCCGAACCTGATTGAAATCCAACAGAAATCATATGAGTGGTTTTTGGAGGAAGGTTTGCGGGAAATGTTCCAAGACATCTCGCCGATTCAGGATTTCACGGGTAACCTGGTTTTGGAATTTATCGACTACAGCCTAGGCGAACCGAAGTATACGGTAGACGATGCGAAAGAACGCGACGTTACGTATGCAGCGCCGCTTAGAGTTAAAGTTCGGCTCATTAATAAGGAAACCGGCGAAGTCAAGGAACAGGAAGTGTTCATGGGGGATTTCCCGCTGATGACAGAAACCGGGACTTTCGTTATCAATGGCGCAGAACGGGTTATTGTCAGCCAGTTGGTACGCTCCCCAAGCGTCTATTTCAGTACGAAAGTCGATAAAAACGGCAAAAAGACGTACACCGCTACCGTCATTCCGAATCGCGGCGCATGGCTGGAGCTTGAAACGGACGCGAAGGACATCATTTATGTCCGTATCGACCGGACACGCAAAATACCGGTAACGGTATTGCTTCGCGCTCTTGGTTTTGGTACGGATGCTGAAATTCTGGATTTGCTCGGTAACGATGAATATATCCGCAACACGCTGGATAAAGACAACACGGATTCGACGGAGAAAGCGCTCATCGAGATCTACGAACGCCTTCGTCCGGGTGAGCCGCCAACGCTGGAAAATGCGAAAAGCTTGCTCGTAGCCCGTTTCTTTGATCCAAAACGTTATGACCTCGCGAACGTAGGTCGCTACAAAATCAACAAAAAGCTGCATATTAAAGATCGTTTGTTCAACCAACGTCTGGCTGAATCCCTGATTGACACCACAACCGGTGAAATCATTGCCGAAGCCGGCCAATTGGTTGACCGCCGACTGCTGGATGAAATCCTGCCGCTGCTTGAGCAGGGCGTAAGCTTCAAGGATTATCACCTGGCTAACGGTGTGCTTGGTGCGGAAGATGTTCCGCTGCAAACGATTGATATCTTCTCGCCTATCGAGGACGGCAAGGTAGTTAAAGTGATTGCGAACCGGAATATTGATAAATCCGTTAAGCACATTACACCTGCTGATATTATTTCCTCGATCAGCTATTTCATTAACCTGCTGCACGGCATCGGCAGCACCGACGATATTGATCATTTGGGCAACCGTCGTTTGCGTTCTGTAGGTGAGCTTTTGCAGAATCAGTTCCGTATCGGTTTGTCCCGTATGGAGCGTGTGGTTCGTGAAAGAATGTCCATTCAAGACGCTAACGTCATTACGCCGCAAGCCTTGATCAACATTCGTCCGGTGATTGCGTCCATTAAAGAGTTCTTTGGCAGCTCGCAGCTGTCTCAGTTCATGGACCAAACAAACCCGCTGGCTGAACTTACGCATAAACGCCGTCTTTCCGCACTGGGACCTGGTGGTCTGACACGGGAACGCGCGGGCATGGAAGTTCGAGACGTTCACCACTCTCACTATGGCCGTATGTGTCCTATCGAGACACCGGAAGGTCCGAACATCGGTTTGATCAACTCCTTGTCCACTTTTGCCCGCATCAACGAATATGGCTTTATCGAAGCGCCGTACCGTTGGGTGGATCCGAAATCCGGTCAAGTAACGGAACAAATCGCGTACCTGACTGCCGATGAGGAAGATAACTACGTTATCGCCCAGGCGAACGTTGAGCTTTCCGAAGACGGCAAGTTCAAAGACGATATGGTTATCGTTCGTTATAACAAACAGTCCGATAACATTTTGACGATGCCTAGCGACCGTGTTGACTACATGGATATCTCCCCTAAACAGGTTGTATCCGTAGCGACAGCGCTCATTCCGTTCCTGGAAAATGACGACTCCAACCGCGCGCTGATGGGATCCAACATGCAGCGGCAGGCCGTTCCTCTTCTGATTCCGAAAGCTCCGCTTGTAGGTACAGGTATGGAACACAAAGCTGCTAAAGATTCCGGGGTATGTATCGTTTCTAAATATGATGGTGTTATCGAACGCTCCACAGCTGATGAAATTTGGCTGCGCCGTACTGAGCTTGTAGACGGCAAGGAAGTTAAAGGCGACATCATTAAACATAAATTACACAAATTCAAGCGTTCGAACCACGGGACATGCATCAACCAGCGTCCGATTGTAAGACGCGGCGACATCGTCAAGAAAGGCGATATTCTGGCGGACGGTCCATCCACGGAAATGGGCGAATTGGCACTGGGCCGCAACGTAGTCGTTGCCTTCATGACTTGGGAAGGTTACAACTACGAGGATGCGATCTTGCTGAGCGAGAAGCTGGTTAAAGAAGACGTGTACACTTCCATTCATATTGAAGAATATGAATCCGAAGCCCGTGACACGAAGCTTGGACCGGAAGAAATTACGCGCGATATTCCGAACGTCGGCGAAGAAGCGCTCCGCAACCTCGACGAACGCGGTATTATCCGCATCGGTGCCGAAATTGCTGCCGGCGACATTCTGGTTGGTAAAGTAACTCCTAAGGGCGTTACCGAATTGACTGCTGAAGAACGTTTGCTGCACGCGATTTTTGGAGAGAAGGCCCGCGAAGTTCGTGATACTTCCCTCCGTGTACCTCACGGTACGGATGGTATCGTTGTTGACGTTAAAGTGTTTACCCGTGAGAACGGCGATGAGCTGCCTCCAGGTGTGAACCAGCTGGTTCGCGTTTATATTGCACAGAAACGTAAAATCTCCGAAGGCGATAAAATGGCCGGACGTCACGGTAACAAGGGTGTCGTTGCCCGCATTCTGCCTGAAGAAGATATGCCGTTTATGCCGGACGGAACGCCGGTACAGGTTGTTCTTAACCCGCTGGGCGTACCATCGCGGATGAACATCGGTCAGGTACTGGAGATTCACCTTGGTATGGCCGCTATGAAGCTTGGTATCCACGTGGCAACGCCGGTATTTGACGGCGCGAACGAATACGACGTATTCGACACGATGGAAGAGGCCGGTATGCAGCGCAACGGTAAAACAATGCTGTATGACGGACGTACAGGTGAACCATTTGAACGTGAAGTGACCGTCGGCGTCATGCACATGATCAAACTGGCGCACATGGTTGACGATAAGATCCATGCCCGTTCCACAGGTCCTTACTCTCTCGTTACACAGCAGCCGCTGGGTGGTAAAGCTCAGTTCGGCGGCCAGCGTTTCGGTGAGATGGAAGTGTGGGCGCTGGAAGCTTACGGCGCCGCTTATACCCTGCAAGAGATTTTGACTGTTAAATCCGATGACGTGGTCGGCCGGGTGAAAACCTACGAATCCATTGTCAAAGGTGAGAATGTACCGGAACCAGGCGTGCCGGAATCCTTCAAGGTCTTGATCAAAGAGCTTCAAAGCTTGGGGATGGACGTTAAGATCCTGAGCGAAAACGAAGAAGAAATCGAGATGAAAGAGCTGGATGATGAGGATGATACAGCCGGCGATAAGCTGAGCTTGAATCTGGAAGGATCGGAAGTCGGCGTTGAATAG
- a CDS encoding class I SAM-dependent methyltransferase — protein sequence MADHYYSSKPETAHDRRTIETVLRGRKFRFTSDAGVFSKQGVDYGSKVLIEAMEIGDRDQVLDVGCGYGPIGLSAAVMASSGHVTMIDVNERAVGLAAENAKANGISNVTALQSDIYTNVPEVEKFDVILTNPPIRAGKSVVHSVFEGAYARLKQGGSLWIVIQKKQGAPSAKEKLEQLFRSVEEVTKDKGYRIFKAVK from the coding sequence ATGGCAGATCACTATTATTCCAGTAAACCCGAAACGGCACATGACAGGCGGACGATTGAAACGGTTCTCCGCGGACGCAAGTTTCGATTTACAAGCGATGCAGGCGTGTTCTCTAAACAAGGGGTAGACTACGGCAGTAAAGTGTTGATCGAAGCGATGGAGATTGGGGACAGAGATCAGGTGCTGGATGTGGGCTGCGGTTATGGTCCTATCGGTTTGTCAGCTGCGGTTATGGCAAGCAGCGGGCATGTAACCATGATTGACGTCAATGAACGTGCTGTGGGGCTGGCTGCTGAAAACGCTAAGGCCAATGGCATCTCTAATGTTACGGCTCTTCAAAGCGACATTTATACCAATGTGCCAGAAGTCGAGAAGTTTGATGTGATTCTGACCAATCCGCCTATCCGGGCCGGGAAAAGTGTGGTTCATTCGGTGTTCGAAGGGGCGTATGCCCGATTGAAGCAGGGAGGCTCGCTGTGGATTGTGATCCAGAAGAAGCAAGGGGCACCGTCAGCTAAAGAGAAGCTTGAGCAGCTGTTCCGTTCAGTTGAGGAAGTAACGAAGGACAAGGGGTACCGTATTTTCAAAGCTGTAAAATAA
- the rplL gene encoding 50S ribosomal protein L7/L12, giving the protein MSKETILEEIKGMSVLELNELVKAIEEEFGVTAAAPVVVAGGGGAAEAAEQSEFDVILTNAGASKINVIKVVREITGLGLKEAKDLVDNAPKPLKEKVAKEEAEATKAKLEEAGATVEVK; this is encoded by the coding sequence ATGAGCAAAGAAACAATCTTGGAAGAAATTAAAGGTATGTCCGTTCTTGAACTGAACGAATTGGTTAAAGCAATCGAAGAAGAATTCGGCGTAACTGCTGCAGCTCCAGTTGTAGTAGCAGGTGGCGGCGGCGCAGCTGAAGCTGCTGAACAATCCGAGTTCGACGTAATCTTGACTAACGCTGGTGCTTCCAAAATCAACGTTATCAAAGTCGTTCGCGAAATCACTGGTCTGGGTCTGAAAGAAGCAAAAGACCTGGTAGACAACGCTCCAAAACCATTGAAAGAAAAAGTAGCTAAAGAAGAAGCTGAAGCTACTAAAGCTAAATTGGAAGAAGCAGGCGCAACTGTAGAAGTTAAATAA
- the rplJ gene encoding 50S ribosomal protein L10: MANAKVIESKQAAVEVVASKLKSSVTTVIADYRGLNVSQVTELRKQLREAGVEFQVLKNSLVRRATAATELTELDEVLTGPTAIAFGAEDAVAPAKILSDFAKKNDALKIKGGVVEGRVVGVDQIKALADLPSREGLLSMLLSVLQAPVRNFALAVKAVADKGEGEASA, translated from the coding sequence TTGGCAAACGCAAAAGTAATCGAGTCCAAACAGGCGGCGGTTGAAGTGGTAGCTTCCAAGCTGAAATCCAGCGTAACTACTGTCATTGCCGACTATCGTGGTCTTAATGTTTCCCAAGTTACGGAACTGCGCAAGCAGCTTCGCGAAGCGGGTGTTGAGTTTCAAGTATTGAAAAACTCACTCGTTCGCCGTGCGACTGCAGCTACGGAACTGACTGAACTTGATGAAGTTCTGACTGGTCCTACTGCTATTGCATTCGGTGCAGAAGATGCTGTAGCGCCTGCAAAAATTCTGAGCGATTTCGCTAAGAAAAATGATGCATTGAAAATTAAAGGTGGCGTTGTTGAAGGTCGTGTAGTTGGCGTTGATCAAATCAAAGCGCTGGCTGATCTTCCTTCCCGCGAAGGTCTTCTTTCCATGCTCCTCAGCGTGCTTCAAGCTCCAGTTCGCAACTTTGCGCTGGCAGTCAAAGCCGTGGCAGACAAAGGCGAAGGCGAAGCAAGCGCGTAA
- the rplA gene encoding 50S ribosomal protein L1, protein MAKHGKKYLEAAKLIDSEATYEPSEAVELVKKAATAKFDETVEAAVRLGVDPRKQDQAVRGVVVLPHGTGKTQRVLVFAKGEKAKEAEAAGADFVGDQDMINKIQQGWFEFDVCVATPDMMSEVGKLGRLLGGKGLMPNPKAGTVTFDVTKAVQEIKAGKIEYRLDKAGQIHAPIGKASFSSEQLNENLKALIDALNRAKPAAAKGVYLKNIAVSSTMGPSVRVATSVYR, encoded by the coding sequence ATGGCTAAACACGGTAAAAAATACCTGGAAGCTGCTAAGCTGATCGACAGCGAAGCAACTTATGAGCCTTCAGAAGCTGTTGAGCTTGTGAAGAAGGCAGCTACTGCTAAATTCGACGAAACTGTTGAAGCTGCAGTACGTCTGGGCGTTGACCCTCGTAAACAAGACCAAGCCGTTCGTGGTGTCGTTGTCCTGCCTCATGGCACGGGTAAAACACAGCGCGTTCTGGTATTCGCCAAAGGTGAGAAAGCAAAAGAAGCGGAAGCTGCTGGTGCTGACTTCGTAGGCGATCAAGACATGATCAACAAAATCCAACAAGGCTGGTTCGAGTTCGATGTCTGCGTAGCTACACCGGACATGATGAGCGAAGTTGGTAAATTGGGTCGCCTTCTCGGCGGTAAAGGCCTTATGCCTAACCCTAAAGCCGGCACAGTTACATTTGATGTAACTAAAGCCGTTCAAGAAATCAAAGCAGGTAAAATCGAGTACCGTCTGGATAAAGCTGGTCAAATCCATGCTCCAATCGGTAAAGCTTCCTTCAGCTCTGAACAGCTGAATGAGAACTTGAAAGCATTGATTGATGCTTTGAACCGTGCTAAACCTGCAGCAGCTAAAGGCGTTTACTTGAAGAACATCGCCGTTTCTTCGACGATGGGACCAAGCGTCCGCGTTGCTACTTCCGTTTACAGATAA
- the rplK gene encoding 50S ribosomal protein L11, with protein MAKKVIKVVKLQIPAGKANPAPPVGPALGQAGVNIMAFCKEFNARTADQAGLIIPVEISVFEDRSFTFITKTPPAAVLLRVAAKIEKGSGEPNKKKVATVKRDTVRQIAEQKMPDLNAASVEAAMRMVEGTARSMGITIQD; from the coding sequence ATGGCTAAAAAGGTAATTAAAGTTGTCAAACTGCAAATTCCTGCGGGTAAAGCGAATCCAGCTCCTCCAGTAGGTCCGGCTCTCGGTCAAGCAGGTGTTAACATCATGGCTTTCTGTAAGGAGTTTAACGCTCGTACAGCTGACCAAGCTGGTTTGATCATTCCGGTTGAAATTTCCGTATTTGAAGACCGTTCTTTCACTTTCATTACGAAAACTCCACCGGCTGCGGTATTGCTTCGTGTAGCTGCTAAAATCGAGAAAGGTTCCGGTGAACCTAACAAGAAGAAAGTAGCAACTGTTAAGCGTGATACTGTTCGTCAAATTGCAGAACAAAAAATGCCTGACCTGAACGCAGCTTCCGTTGAAGCAGCTATGCGTATGGTTGAAGGTACTGCCCGCAGTATGGGTATCACAATCCAAGACTAA